CATACCAGCACCAATACCTATTACTATTGCATCTGATTCTTTAAATAATTGAACTAATTTTTGTGATTGAGATAAATTTGTATCCGTCAAAACTTTCCATTTATTCATTAAAATTCTCCTCTTTAAATATATCAGCATATATTCTTTTATCTTCATCTGTGAATGTATTAAAAATAACTACCAATGGATAATTTTCTTTTTCTAACCAATCATTTACTGTTTTCACGGCAATTATAGCTGCATTTTTTTTATCAAATCCAAATTCACCAGTTGATATACAACAAAAAGCTAAAGTTTTAATATTATTTTCCTTTGCTAATTTAAGACAAGAATAATATGACTGCCTTAATAATTCTTTTTTTATATTTGATATTTTTTTATTTTCGCTTATATTTGGACCAACTGTATGAATAATATATTTTGCAGGCAAATTATACCCCCGTGTTAATTTAGCTTTTCCTATAGGCTCTTTATGCCCTTGTTTTATCATCAATTCATGACATTTTAACTTAAGACTATATCCTGCAAAAGTATGAATTATATTATCTATACACTTATGATTAGGTATATTACAACCAATCATTTCACTGTTAGCAGCATTTACTATAGCATCTACTTTAAGATTTATAATACTTCCATGATAAGTAAATATATATTCATTTTTAGTTTGTTTACAATCTTTAATACTAACTTTATTATTCTTTAAATGATATTTTTTTAAAAATTCATTTTCTAATGATAAATACTCTTTAGATATTGGTCTTACTTCTCTTTTATTAATTAACTCTCTCCATAATATTATTCCATCTTCTAATGTTTCAGGAATATCAATTTTACTATTCTTATCTATTTCCTTAGTTAAGTATAATATCATTTCCTTTAATAAACTAAAAATATTACTCATCTTCTAAAGCTTCAAATTCTTTAAAATCTACATTAGTTAATTTAACAATCCAATTTTCTTCTTTTTTTTCAGAATTCAACAACGTTGGTTTTAAAGTTGCAGATTCATTTTTTTCTACTATCGTCCCTGATAATGGAGATAAAATTGACATAACTGTTTTAGATGCTTCCAAATTTAAGATTACATCATCTACTTTTAATTCTTTCTCATCTGTAAATTCAATAAATCCTATTGTTCCAACATCATCTTGTAATTCTGCAGTCATTCTTATTGTGTACAATTCATTTTCTTTTTCTATTAATAGAAAATTTGAAATTTTTCTCATAATAAATAACCCCTTTCTTTCAAATATATATCTCTGCTAATAATTTTAAAGCTTTACACCTATTTTCTATACCTGGTATTAAAGGTATCACTAAAACTTCATCAGCATTACTAATATTAATAAATTCATCTAATTTTTCTTTTACTTGTTTTTTATCACCAATTATTACTCTCTGACGATTAGAAATTATTATTTCTTTCTCTTTATCAGTTAAAACATATTTTTTAGCTTCTTTTACTGTTGGATAAGTTTTAAATTCATTAAAATTATCTTTACCCAACATCCATATATCAAGGCATTTTGCAAAATCTTCTGCTATTTTTTCTGTTTCTGCTATAACTACAAAGCAGGCTATAATAAAATGGGGTTTTAATAAACTATCTGATTTTTTAAAATTTTTAATATATGTTTCATGTACAATCTTAGACTCTTTGTACATATCTTTTTCCATATAAGGAAATACTCCGAAAATATACCCTAAACCTAATTCTCCTGCTATTTTTGCAGTATTTATACTATTACTTAACAAAAATATGCCTAAATTTGATTCTATTTTTGGGTAAACTTTTATGTTTTCATTTTGTTTTGAATAACTAATTATTTTTTTTAAAACTTTTTCATAATCTAATTTTTGATGTATACTTCTCATTGCTCTATTTAGCACAGTTGTACCTAATGTACTACCTAACCCAAAATTAACTCTATTTGGGTATATAGCTTCAATAGTATTCATTATTTCACTAATTTTATATTCACTATAATGTAGTGGCATAATTCCACCAGAACATATTTTTATATTTTTAGTTTGATTCAATAAATGAATAATTATAATTTCTGGAGCAGTTGTAGAAAATGCTGAAATATTATGGTGTTCTGCTACCCAAAAACTAGAATAACCTAATTTTTCCGCTTCCTTTGCTAATAAAACAGTTTCTTTTAAAGCTATTTGTGAATTCTTTTTATAATCTACAAGACCATAATCTAGCACTCCTAATTTCACAGATCCTCCCCTTTTATATAATTTATAGATAATTTTCTAAAAAGTTCTCTTGTTTCTTTTGGAATTGATTCTCCATAGTCCATTAATGGAACAATATCTTTAAATGACGCTTTTGGAATGGCTAAACTTTCTAAATCTGAAAAAGTAATTTTAAAATTAATATCTTGAGTTCTTCCTTCTTTTATTTTTTGTAAAAACTCAGGATCTACTACCAATGGTGTTGAAAGCCCAACTAAATCAACATAATTTAAAGCTTCTTTGATT
Above is a window of Oceanivirga salmonicida DNA encoding:
- a CDS encoding MsnO8 family LLM class oxidoreductase, whose protein sequence is MKLGVLDYGLVDYKKNSQIALKETVLLAKEAEKLGYSSFWVAEHHNISAFSTTAPEIIIIHLLNQTKNIKICSGGIMPLHYSEYKISEIMNTIEAIYPNRVNFGLGSTLGTTVLNRAMRSIHQKLDYEKVLKKIISYSKQNENIKVYPKIESNLGIFLLSNSINTAKIAGELGLGYIFGVFPYMEKDMYKESKIVHETYIKNFKKSDSLLKPHFIIACFVVIAETEKIAEDFAKCLDIWMLGKDNFNEFKTYPTVKEAKKYVLTDKEKEIIISNRQRVIIGDKKQVKEKLDEFINISNADEVLVIPLIPGIENRCKALKLLAEIYI
- a CDS encoding protein-ADP-ribose hydrolase, with amino-acid sequence MSNIFSLLKEMILYLTKEIDKNSKIDIPETLEDGIILWRELINKREVRPISKEYLSLENEFLKKYHLKNNKVSIKDCKQTKNEYIFTYHGSIINLKVDAIVNAANSEMIGCNIPNHKCIDNIIHTFAGYSLKLKCHELMIKQGHKEPIGKAKLTRGYNLPAKYIIHTVGPNISENKKISNIKKELLRQSYYSCLKLAKENNIKTLAFCCISTGEFGFDKKNAAIIAVKTVNDWLEKENYPLVVIFNTFTDEDKRIYADIFKEENFNE
- a CDS encoding glycine cleavage system protein H — encoded protein: MRKISNFLLIEKENELYTIRMTAELQDDVGTIGFIEFTDEKELKVDDVILNLEASKTVMSILSPLSGTIVEKNESATLKPTLLNSEKKEENWIVKLTNVDFKEFEALEDE